In a genomic window of Plectropomus leopardus isolate mb chromosome 6, YSFRI_Pleo_2.0, whole genome shotgun sequence:
- the rpl35 gene encoding 60S ribosomal protein L35: protein MAKIKARDLRGKKKEELLKQLDDLKNELSQLRVAKVTGGAASKLSKIRVVRKSIARVLTVINQTQKENLRKFYKGKKYKPLDLRPKKTRALRRRLNKHEESLRTKKQQRKDLLYSIRKFAVKA, encoded by the exons ATG GCCAAGATCAAGGCAAGAGACCTGCGGGGCAAGAAGAAGGAGGAGCTGCTCAAGCAGCTGGACGACCTGAAGAATGAACTGTCCCAGCTCCGTGTGGCCAAGGTTACCGGAGGAGCCGCTTCCAAGCTCTCCAAGAT CCGTGTTGTTCGCAAATCCATCGCCAGAGTCCTGACCGTAATCAACCAGACACAGAAGGAGAACCTGAGGAAGTTCTACAAG GGTAAGAAGTACAAGCCCTTGGATCTGAGACCCAAGAAGACCAGAGCTCTGCGCCGCCGGCTCAACAAGCACGAAGAGAGTCTGCGCACCAAGAAACAGCAGAGGAAAGACCTCCTCTACTCCATCCGCAAATTTGCAGTCAAAGCTTAG
- the golga1 gene encoding golgin subfamily A member 1 isoform X1, whose amino-acid sequence MFAKLKKKIAEEAATAPRSGVRIPRTISKESITSVGADSGDDFASDGSSSRDDLPAQLLRRNDQIRKLEAKLSDYAEQLRIMQKTKEKLEIALEKHQDSSIKKLQEQNDAHQASRAKMAEGMALALEKKDQEWMEKISDVEKERASLSARLEEMMEQSLALFQKRDDLDELEGFQQQELAKVKHMLLKKEEQLNQQDQELKQKEAEVHLAKRGLSEARGRFQTLKQQHEESCRLNSELEIEREELLLLREEADKKVSELDGRCKELQSVIQQVSEDFQKSQRMVSTLETSLQELQVEHDALKLQQQKAAVTEEDKERLLVELQKKVTSLERRLQGNLSQDEHLQELLQEKSSLEQSLDESRAELLHVRTNHADTVSSLETQVSRMSCSITELQTLLRHKDDSSRAYRERTDTQIANLEQQVLESTERLTSAEQQYTDKQQHMEKLQGEWSAQKAFLEQQVCLVEQQSQEKAGRLEESISSLQTERQTLQDTVADLERQRVEVNSTLSQQTEELEQCRAELSSRHTVSTEIAKALEETRRQKEDLQTLVGELSTSLQSSQQDLSTVTEKLALREEDMKTLQNEVQCRQASLVQLQEEVQQQRAQLEQMELDKDSQLNSLREELLSQTQQLDTCQARISYLEVEVETLTEQLHSPEVCEEDQNGSVTVDDLDHIQRVNRELEQQLSDKNRTIKQLQQRLAELKRTLQKELKLKSEPEAEGKEKVPESRGEKQEKVCPDPPPASMPSPPTSTTTVTNTSDLNDSREINFEYLKHVVLKFMSCREAEAFQLIRAVSVLLNFTREEEDMLKQTLEYKMSWFGSKPSPKGAIRPSISGTSAHWS is encoded by the exons ATGTTTGCCAAGTTGAAGAAGAAGATCGCAGAGGAGGCGGCCACGGCACCCCGGAGTGGTGTTCGTATACCGCGCACCATCAGCAAGGAATCCATCACCTCAGTGGGAGCAGACTCCGGGGATGACTTT GCATCTGATGGCAGCAGCTCCAGGGACGACCTCCCCGCACAGCTTCTCAGGAGGAATGATCAGATCCGTAAGCTGGAGGCCAAACTATCAG ACTACGCTGAGCAGCTACGAATTATGCAGAAGACGAAGGAGAAGCTTGAAATTGCATTAGAAAAGCATCAGGATT CATCTATAAAGAAACTCCAAGAGCAGAATGATGCTCACCAGGCCAGCAGAGCCAAAATGGCAGAGGGGATGGCTCTAGCACTGGAAAAGAAGGATCAG GAATGGATGGAGAAGATAAGTGATGTGGAAAAG gagAGGGCTTCCTTGTCAGCTCGACTTGAGGAGATGATGGAGCAAAGCTTAGCACTCTTCCAGAAAAGGGATGACCTGGATGAACTGGAGGGCTTTCAGCAGCAGGAACTCGCTAAAGTTAAACACATG TTGCTGAAGAAGGAGGAGCAGCTGAACCAGCAGGATCAGGAGCTCAAGCAAAAGGAGGCTGAAGTTCACTTGGCAAAGCGAGGGCTGTCCGAGGCTCGAGGAAGATTCCAGACTCTGAAACAGCAGCATGAGGAGAGCTGCAGACTCAACTCTGAGCTGGAAATAGAACG agaggagctgctgctgctcagagaggaggcagacaaGAAGGTCAGTGAGCTGGATGGACGATGCAAGGAGCTGCAGTCAGTCATCCAGCAGGTCTCTGAAGACTTCCAGAAG tcgCAGAGGATGGTGTCGACCTTAGAGACATCCCTGCAGGAATTACAGGTTGAACATGACGCCCtaaaactgcaacaacaaaag GCTGCTGTAACTGAGGAGGACAAGGAGCGCTTGTTAGTGGAGCTTCAGAAGAAAGTGACGTCTCTGGAGAGACGGCTACAGGGAAACCTGAGCCAGGACGAGCATCTACAGGAGCTTCTCCAGGAG AAGTCCAGCCTGGAGCAGAGTCTggatgagagcagagcagagctgctgcatgTTCGGACTAACCATGCTGATACTGTCAGCTCCTTGGAAACACAG GTATCCAGAATGAGCTGCAGCATTACTGAGCTTCAGACCCTGCTCCGACATAAAGACGACTCCTCCAGAGCctacagagagagaacagacaCGCAA ATAGCTAATTTAGAGCAGCAAGTCCTAGAGAGCACTGAGAGACTGACGAGTGCAGAGCAGCaatacacagacaaacagcagcacatggaAAAACTG caaggaGAGTGGAGTGCACAGAAGGCCTTTCTGGAGCAGCAGGTGTGTTTGGTAGAGCAGCAGAGTCAGGAGAAGGCCGGCCGCCTGGAGGAAAGTATCAGCTCtttacagacagaaagacagacccTGCAGGACACCGTG GCTGACCTTGAAAGGCAGAGGGTGGAGGTAAACTCCACTTTGAGCCAGCAGACAGAGGAGCTGGAACAGTGCAGA GCAGAGTTGAGCAGTCGGCACACAGTGAGCACGGAAATTGCCAAAGCTCTAGAAGAAACCAGACGACAGAAGGAGGATCTGCAAACACTG GTTGGAGAGCTGAGCACATCTCTACAGAGCTCACAGCAGGACCTATCCACAGTCACAGAGAAGCTAGCACTGAGAGAGGAGGACATGAAGACACTCCAGAATG aggtGCAGTGTCGGCAGGCATCCCTGGtccagctgcaggaggaggtgcagcagcagcgagCCCAGCTAGAGCAGATGGAGCTGGACAAAGACTCCCAGCTGAACAGCCTGAGGGAGGAGCTGCTCAGCCAGACACAGCAGCTGGATACCTGCCAGGCGCGG ATCTCGTACCTGGAGGTGGAGGTAGAAACCTTGACAGAGCAGCTTCACAGCCCTGAAGTGTGTGAGGAGGATCAGAATGGCAGTGTGACGGTGGATGATCTGGATCACATTCAGAGGGTCAACAGAGAGCTGGAGCAGCAGCTCAGCGACAAGAACAGG ACCataaagcagctgcagcagagactgGCAGAACTGAAGAGGACTCTGCAGAAAGAACTg AAGCTGAAGTCTGAGCCAGAAGCTGAAGGGAAGGAGAAGGTtccagagagcagaggagaaaaacaggagAAGGTTTGTCCAGACCCCCCGCCAGCCTCCATGCCGAGCCCCCCGACCTCCACCACCACGGTGACCAACACCTCAGACCTCAACGACTCACGAGAAATCAACTTTGAGTATCTCAAACACGTCGTGCTCAAATTTATGTCATGTAGAGAGGCTGAG GCATTCCAGCTAATACGAGCTGTGTCTGTACTGCTTAACTTCACTCGTGAGGAAGAGGACATGTTAAAACAAACTCTGGAATACAAG ATGTCCTGGTTTGGATCCAAGCCTTCTCCAAAGGGCGCCATCCGCCCATCCATCTCAGGCACCTCAGCTCACTGGAGCTGA
- the golga1 gene encoding golgin subfamily A member 1 isoform X2, with amino-acid sequence MFAKLKKKIAEEAATAPRSGVRIPRTISKESITSVGADSGDDFASDGSSSRDDLPAQLLRRNDQIRKLEAKLSDYAEQLRIMQKTKEKLEIALEKHQDSSIKKLQEQNDAHQASRAKMAEGMALALEKKDQEWMEKISDVEKLLKKEEQLNQQDQELKQKEAEVHLAKRGLSEARGRFQTLKQQHEESCRLNSELEIEREELLLLREEADKKVSELDGRCKELQSVIQQVSEDFQKSQRMVSTLETSLQELQVEHDALKLQQQKAAVTEEDKERLLVELQKKVTSLERRLQGNLSQDEHLQELLQEKSSLEQSLDESRAELLHVRTNHADTVSSLETQVSRMSCSITELQTLLRHKDDSSRAYRERTDTQIANLEQQVLESTERLTSAEQQYTDKQQHMEKLQGEWSAQKAFLEQQVCLVEQQSQEKAGRLEESISSLQTERQTLQDTVADLERQRVEVNSTLSQQTEELEQCRAELSSRHTVSTEIAKALEETRRQKEDLQTLVGELSTSLQSSQQDLSTVTEKLALREEDMKTLQNEVQCRQASLVQLQEEVQQQRAQLEQMELDKDSQLNSLREELLSQTQQLDTCQARISYLEVEVETLTEQLHSPEVCEEDQNGSVTVDDLDHIQRVNRELEQQLSDKNRTIKQLQQRLAELKRTLQKELKLKSEPEAEGKEKVPESRGEKQEKVCPDPPPASMPSPPTSTTTVTNTSDLNDSREINFEYLKHVVLKFMSCREAEAFQLIRAVSVLLNFTREEEDMLKQTLEYKMSWFGSKPSPKGAIRPSISGTSAHWS; translated from the exons ATGTTTGCCAAGTTGAAGAAGAAGATCGCAGAGGAGGCGGCCACGGCACCCCGGAGTGGTGTTCGTATACCGCGCACCATCAGCAAGGAATCCATCACCTCAGTGGGAGCAGACTCCGGGGATGACTTT GCATCTGATGGCAGCAGCTCCAGGGACGACCTCCCCGCACAGCTTCTCAGGAGGAATGATCAGATCCGTAAGCTGGAGGCCAAACTATCAG ACTACGCTGAGCAGCTACGAATTATGCAGAAGACGAAGGAGAAGCTTGAAATTGCATTAGAAAAGCATCAGGATT CATCTATAAAGAAACTCCAAGAGCAGAATGATGCTCACCAGGCCAGCAGAGCCAAAATGGCAGAGGGGATGGCTCTAGCACTGGAAAAGAAGGATCAG GAATGGATGGAGAAGATAAGTGATGTGGAAAAG TTGCTGAAGAAGGAGGAGCAGCTGAACCAGCAGGATCAGGAGCTCAAGCAAAAGGAGGCTGAAGTTCACTTGGCAAAGCGAGGGCTGTCCGAGGCTCGAGGAAGATTCCAGACTCTGAAACAGCAGCATGAGGAGAGCTGCAGACTCAACTCTGAGCTGGAAATAGAACG agaggagctgctgctgctcagagaggaggcagacaaGAAGGTCAGTGAGCTGGATGGACGATGCAAGGAGCTGCAGTCAGTCATCCAGCAGGTCTCTGAAGACTTCCAGAAG tcgCAGAGGATGGTGTCGACCTTAGAGACATCCCTGCAGGAATTACAGGTTGAACATGACGCCCtaaaactgcaacaacaaaag GCTGCTGTAACTGAGGAGGACAAGGAGCGCTTGTTAGTGGAGCTTCAGAAGAAAGTGACGTCTCTGGAGAGACGGCTACAGGGAAACCTGAGCCAGGACGAGCATCTACAGGAGCTTCTCCAGGAG AAGTCCAGCCTGGAGCAGAGTCTggatgagagcagagcagagctgctgcatgTTCGGACTAACCATGCTGATACTGTCAGCTCCTTGGAAACACAG GTATCCAGAATGAGCTGCAGCATTACTGAGCTTCAGACCCTGCTCCGACATAAAGACGACTCCTCCAGAGCctacagagagagaacagacaCGCAA ATAGCTAATTTAGAGCAGCAAGTCCTAGAGAGCACTGAGAGACTGACGAGTGCAGAGCAGCaatacacagacaaacagcagcacatggaAAAACTG caaggaGAGTGGAGTGCACAGAAGGCCTTTCTGGAGCAGCAGGTGTGTTTGGTAGAGCAGCAGAGTCAGGAGAAGGCCGGCCGCCTGGAGGAAAGTATCAGCTCtttacagacagaaagacagacccTGCAGGACACCGTG GCTGACCTTGAAAGGCAGAGGGTGGAGGTAAACTCCACTTTGAGCCAGCAGACAGAGGAGCTGGAACAGTGCAGA GCAGAGTTGAGCAGTCGGCACACAGTGAGCACGGAAATTGCCAAAGCTCTAGAAGAAACCAGACGACAGAAGGAGGATCTGCAAACACTG GTTGGAGAGCTGAGCACATCTCTACAGAGCTCACAGCAGGACCTATCCACAGTCACAGAGAAGCTAGCACTGAGAGAGGAGGACATGAAGACACTCCAGAATG aggtGCAGTGTCGGCAGGCATCCCTGGtccagctgcaggaggaggtgcagcagcagcgagCCCAGCTAGAGCAGATGGAGCTGGACAAAGACTCCCAGCTGAACAGCCTGAGGGAGGAGCTGCTCAGCCAGACACAGCAGCTGGATACCTGCCAGGCGCGG ATCTCGTACCTGGAGGTGGAGGTAGAAACCTTGACAGAGCAGCTTCACAGCCCTGAAGTGTGTGAGGAGGATCAGAATGGCAGTGTGACGGTGGATGATCTGGATCACATTCAGAGGGTCAACAGAGAGCTGGAGCAGCAGCTCAGCGACAAGAACAGG ACCataaagcagctgcagcagagactgGCAGAACTGAAGAGGACTCTGCAGAAAGAACTg AAGCTGAAGTCTGAGCCAGAAGCTGAAGGGAAGGAGAAGGTtccagagagcagaggagaaaaacaggagAAGGTTTGTCCAGACCCCCCGCCAGCCTCCATGCCGAGCCCCCCGACCTCCACCACCACGGTGACCAACACCTCAGACCTCAACGACTCACGAGAAATCAACTTTGAGTATCTCAAACACGTCGTGCTCAAATTTATGTCATGTAGAGAGGCTGAG GCATTCCAGCTAATACGAGCTGTGTCTGTACTGCTTAACTTCACTCGTGAGGAAGAGGACATGTTAAAACAAACTCTGGAATACAAG ATGTCCTGGTTTGGATCCAAGCCTTCTCCAAAGGGCGCCATCCGCCCATCCATCTCAGGCACCTCAGCTCACTGGAGCTGA